A genomic window from Salvia miltiorrhiza cultivar Shanhuang (shh) chromosome 5, IMPLAD_Smil_shh, whole genome shotgun sequence includes:
- the LOC130985548 gene encoding transcription factor MYB14-like — MVRAPCCDKTGLKKGLWTAEEDQILINFITQNGHPNWRALPKQAGLLRCGKSCRLRWMNYLRPDIRRGNFTKQEEDSIIQLHAQLGNKWSVIASRLSGRTDNEIKNVWHTYLKKRVARKYQPQPQIKTGEVEYSSNQYCQQVELSMPGESLSEVSSAIISDDALMSNLLYKWPEMGESFWLEVFPVEEWSDISDFSSGYNHPDQLRFADSELNMEDCSVWSDVFNKANELTELI, encoded by the exons ATGGTTAGGGCTCCATGCTGCGATAAAACGGGCCTGAAGAAAGGCTTGTGGACTGCGGAAGAAGATCAAATTCTCATCAACTTCATCACCCAAAATGGGCATCCCAATTGGCGGGCACTTCCCAAACAGGCCG GATTGTTGAGGTGTGGAAAGAGTTGTCGTCTCCGGTGGATGAACTACTTGCGCCCCGATATTAGGAGAGGGAATTTTACCAAACAAGAGGAGGATTCTATCATTCAATTGCATGCACAATTGGGAAATAA ATGGTCTGTGATTGCATCAAGATTGTCGGGGCGGACAGataatgagataaaaaatgttTGGCACACTTACTTGAAGAAACGAGTCGCCAGAAAATATCAACCCCAACCGCAAATCAAGACCGGAGAAGTTGAATACTCATCTAATCAGTATTGTCAACAAGTGGAGCTCAGCATGCCGGGGGAATCCCTCAGTGAGGTCTCATCGGCCATCATTTCCGACGATGCTCTGATGTCGAATTTGTTATACAAGTGGCCGGAGATGGGTGAGAGTTTCTGGTTGGAGGTTTTTCCGGTGGAGGAATGGAGTGACATTAGTGATTTCTCATCTGGCTATAACCATCCTGATCAACTTCGTTTTGCTGACTCGGAATTAAATATGGAAGATTGCAGTGTTTGGTCGGATGTGTTTAATAAGGCCAATGAATTAACGGAACTTATTTGA
- the LOC130985547 gene encoding polyphenol oxidase, chloroplastic-like — protein sequence MASSILSHSPSTTTAATAAAPHSSPFLLKPKHIPTSSKNPSRSYKISCKSSNHDHESPPPPSKFDRRNLLIGLGGLYGATTLATSPFSFAAPISGPDVTQCGPADLPAGATPTNCCPPLTGEILDFQFPPPPAKLRIRPAAHLADDAYIAKFNRAVELMRALPDDDPRSFKQQANVHCAYCDGAYDQAGFPDLELQVHNSWLFFPFHRYYLYFYERILAKLIDDPSFAMPYWNWDAPAGMPIPRIYANPSSALYDPLRDKAHQPPALVDLNYSGTDPATTANQQAQTNLTVMYRQMVSNSKTPRLFFGSPYRRGEDPNPGGGSIEGIPHGPVHVWTGDRTQPNTENMGNFYSAARDPIFYAHHSNIDRMWSVWKTLGGRRQDITDPDFLDAAFLFYDENAKMVRVKVRDCLDPRKLGYAYQDVEIPWANSRPTPRVSSVLRKLKKLGRAKAADAQSPREVFPAKLDRVLKVMVKRPKKKRSKKEKDELEEILVIKGIEVDRDTYVKFDVYINDEDDEITTAENTEFAGSFVNVPHKHKHDKKIKTQLRLSISDILEDLDAEDDEHVLVTLVPTNAGDAITIHDIKIELDD from the coding sequence ATGGCTTCGTCGATTCTCTCACATTCtccctccaccaccaccgccgccaccgccgccgcccccCATTCCTCTCCATTCTTGCTCAAACCAAAGCATATCCCGACGAGTAGCAAAAATCCCAGCCGCAGCTATAAGATCTCATGCAAATCCTCAAACCATGATCACGAATCTCCACCACCCCCATCCAAGTTTGACAGAAGAAATCTACTAATCGGCCTCGGAGGACTGTACGGCGCCACCACCCTCGCCACCTCCCCCTTCTCCTTCGCCGCCCCCATTTCCGGGCCCGACGTCACACAATGCGGCCCCGCAGACCTCCCCGCGGGCGCCACCCCCACAAACTGCTGCCCTCCCCTAACCGGAGAAATCCTCGACTTCCAGTTCCCCCCGCCGCCGGCGAAGCTCCGCATCCGCCCCGCCGCCCACCTAGCCGACGACGCCTACATCGCGAAATTCAATAGAGCCGTGGAGCTGATGCGCGCCCTCCCCGACGACGACCCCCGCAGCTTCAAGCAGCAGGCCAACGTCCACTGCGCCTACTGCGACGGCGCCTACGACCAAGCCGGCTTCCCCGACCTCGAGCTCCAGGTCCACAACTCATGGCTCTTCTTCCCCTTCCACCGCTACTATCTCTACTTCTACGAGAGGATCCTCGCCAAATTAATCGACGACCCCTCCTTCGCCATGCCCTACTGGAACTGGGACGCGCCTGCGGGAATGCCCATCCCGCGCATCTACGCAAACCCTAGCTCCGCCCTCTACGACCCGCTCCGCGACAAGGCGCACCAGCCGCCGGCGCTCGTCGACCTCAACTACAGCGGCACCGATCCCGCCACCACCGCCAATCAGCAAGCGCAGACAAACTTAACCGTCATGTACAGGCAGATGGTTTCCAACTCCAAAACCCCTCGCCTCTTCTTCGGCAGCCCCTACCGCCGCGGCGAGGACCCCAACCCGGGCGGCGGCTCCATCGAGGGGATCCCCCACGGCCCGGTTCACGTCTGGACCGGCGACCGGACCCAACCCAATACAGAAAACATGGGAAATTTCTACTCCGCCGCTCGTGATCCCATTTTCTACGCTCATCACTCCAACATCGATAGGATGTGGAGCGTGTGGAAAACCCTAGGCGGCCGCCGCCAGGACATAACGGATCCTGATTTCCTCGACGCGGCGTTCCTTTTCTACGACGAGAACGCGAAAATGGTTCGGGTCAAGGTAAGGGACTGTTTGGACCCGAGGAAACTCGGGTATGCCTATCAAGATGTGGAGATTCCATGGGCCAACAGCCGCCCGACGCCGCGGGTTTCTTCGGTGTTGAGGAAGCTGAAGAAGCTGGGGAGAGCGAAGGCGGCGGACGCGCAGAGCCCTAGGGAGGTGTTTCCGGCGAAATTGGACCGGGTTTTGAAGGTGATGGTGAAGAGgccgaagaagaagaggagcaaGAAGGAGAAGGATGAGCTGGAGGAGATCTTGGTGATCAAAGGGATTGAAGTTGATCGTGATACTTACGTGAAGTTCGACGTGTACATCAACGACGAGGACGACGAGATCACGACGGCGGAGAACACGGAGTTCGCCGGAAGCTTCGTGAACGTGCCGCACAAACATAAGCATGATAAGAAGATTAAGACGCAGCTGAGGTTGTCGATCTCGGACATTTTGGAAGACCTCGACGCCGAGGATGATGAACACGTCTTGGTCACTTTGGTCCCCACCAACGCCGGCGACGCCATTACCATTCATGATATCAAGATCGAGCTTGATGACTGA
- the LOC131025461 gene encoding uncharacterized protein LOC131025461 yields the protein MAIPINSIKPQSQLLAFSSRAITNKPISLKPPFNPNRALILPSTKPYKWRPAEACFSSQEIDMVKTRDGVYAANSKKVVILWDLDNKPPRGPPYEAARALKSMAEKFGDMIDMAAYANHRAFIHLPQWVVQDRREQRRHDALERKGMATAAESYICSVCGRTWRRVSAAVNHIQLLKPSPTTKLQ from the coding sequence ATGGCGATTCCGATCAATTCCATTAAACCCCAATCGCAGTTACTCGCCTTCTCTTCTCGCGCAATTACAAACAAACCCATCTCTCTGAAACCCCCCTTCAATCCCAACAGAGCCCTAATTCTACCCAGCACCAAACCCTACAAATGGCGTCCCGCGGAAGCCTGCTTCTCGAGCCAAGAAATCGACATGGTGAAGACCAGAGACGGGGTCTACGCCGCGAACTCGAAGAAAGTCGTCATCTTGTGGGATCTCGACAACAAGCCGCCGCGCGGGCCGCCGTACGAGGCGGCGCGAGCCCTAAAATCGATGGCTGAGAAATTCGGCGACATGATCGACATGGCGGCCTATGCGAATCACCGTGCCTTCATCCATCTCCCCCAGTGGGTCGTCCAAGACCGCCGCGAGCAGCGTCGCCACGATGCCCTCGAGCGGAAGGGGATGGCGACGGCGGCGGAGTCATACATTTGCTCCGTCTGCGGCAGGACGTGGAGACGGGTCTCGGCGGCGGTAAATCACATTCAACTTCTCAAACCAAGTCCAACAACGAAGCTGCAGTGA